The following are encoded together in the Candidatus Woesebacteria bacterium genome:
- a CDS encoding triose-phosphate isomerase has translation MIFVNYKTYSKGSGLSAVSLTKILEEVSRSEHIKIIPVVQAIDAELVIDSTRLDVWVQHIDPISYGAHTGWTLPEEVVRIGIKGVFLNHSEHKFADWESLVKARARCEEVNLSTLIFAEDTDELVKIINLKPDFVSYEPPELVGNEETSVSEAKPEVIAEASKIAKANSLPLIVGAGIKSKKDVTTALDLGATGIAVASGIVKSEDPMASLMDLVEGFKNSS, from the coding sequence ATGATTTTTGTAAACTACAAAACCTATAGCAAGGGAAGCGGACTAAGTGCTGTGTCATTAACAAAAATTCTTGAAGAGGTTTCAAGAAGTGAACACATAAAAATTATTCCTGTTGTTCAAGCGATTGATGCTGAATTAGTGATTGACAGTACGCGGTTGGATGTTTGGGTACAACACATTGACCCGATTAGTTATGGAGCTCATACCGGTTGGACTTTACCGGAAGAAGTTGTCCGCATCGGGATAAAAGGAGTATTTTTGAATCATTCGGAACATAAATTTGCCGATTGGGAAAGTCTGGTAAAAGCCAGGGCAAGATGCGAAGAGGTAAATTTATCTACATTGATTTTTGCCGAGGATACAGACGAATTAGTAAAGATAATAAATTTGAAACCCGATTTCGTTTCATATGAACCTCCCGAACTTGTAGGGAACGAAGAAACATCAGTAAGTGAAGCAAAACCGGAAGTAATAGCTGAGGCTTCAAAAATCGCAAAAGCAAATAGTTTACCTTTAATCGTTGGAGCCGGTATCAAGTCAAAAAAAGACGTAACAACGGCGCTTGATTTGGGGGCTACAGGTATTGCCGTTGCAAGCGGTATTGTCAAATCGGAAGATCCAATGGCGAGTTTAATGGATTTGGTTGAAGGTTTTAAAAATAGCTCTTAG